A genomic segment from Etheostoma spectabile isolate EspeVRDwgs_2016 chromosome 11, UIUC_Espe_1.0, whole genome shotgun sequence encodes:
- the rpgra gene encoding transcriptional regulator ATRX isoform X3, translating into MWGDNAVGQIGLGDEEFAAEPREVDVREAVIWVSCGYHHSAFVTVDGDLYTFGESGNGRLGLQVEQLGNHRVPQQVQGILGRVTQVCCGGEHTVALTEENVYTFGRGQYGQLGHGTFLFEVDLPKPLEHFCNSSIKHIACGENHTAVITKSGFLYTFGDGRHGKLGLGEENFINQFSPTLCTRFVKYNVQLVSCGGNHMLVLATPRPPESQEVVPGEDVTITENVLEPIYTEIILLDPLIDPNPLVPLSAFSARARHREKGSSVELFGKTFQNLPRLNSGFLNISWQTSRNIPKSPKMLSKDFTTPSSSPKPQSEATLSPPLSPRSPVLPSEPTSPRSQSSNTFQNKSSKSKSKSKELHPPLLSPKCITKHNTPVSPKRTPKKRLNKTTEKAFIEESPLSPKEPCSPTRPSSDSSKKHLSEEEHPVSPQTERETTQSQFVIEELEEKGVDSDFLPNVEKKKGRALRKTTKEAELFAKRLQFNGKAEQNPLKASPTGLLKGSLKKEVYPLKSLKSLKNTSKKVTSEGKENITVQSNKIKAHEDGIARKETSHLESPKLLASSPKTPKSFRKTLTQQRLAAAVKENDIRNRNVKESIINQEDMKASALKKNFISTLKKDEKKSSALVKTSSVMKVTTGNETTSISVQRGSSLSVEKDAEIESETIDVKPVEVQRQRDSQQFISTPTKDFHKVESALGRGQNKKKDTTPAFIPAQVDSKKSRSVKSIPGKVKGKPNEIQSTLVKNPSKGAGNTPVKSESKVKVVGSQLKKAKKVKGRTTDKQKIPEGDSAEVKGHKKAKEYKLKEPGGGEGDEIRVKGEADSEDITRAEPRSKQTEVSTPIEVLCNPISSQSTQRTEVIPVSGAKSPQGPKPVDSDPLVSGTHREDAQSLTEEKPIWGEILSTAASLLPVVGIAGTALKGLSDAVTNIGGLQSDSDTVTSTPPKTPSRVKQFTKQSAVMQPSFSSTLSHFSSTEASNPEEQRTEKDVQVTKNVVQEEERNDTLQSQQGLVKSDGNEDTSQQEHKEDKKTYKDHKGGETDTEDEETKKNKESGSHVEGREEDEEEGSESSDDLEEEKDSVSVDGEEEKDNELAEEDGEEEDGSAKSDVTEAEEEEEESSEETGGGGSESEESEASEEEGSESEEENEESEVSEDEEDESSQESGSSRSKESEEDRDEGDTAESDSEEEESEVDAEEEGEMEEEKDSTEKDSEEDEETDESEGEEDEEQDEVSVENEEEEDSELDEDEEELDEMSDKENEEDEEEEQEGEEEEESMEEVGEEEEEESKEDEEEEDKEESKEEVGEEEEEASKEEEGEEEEEEGDEKEVEEDTKITEEEKKKKKKKKGEEDVAEEEGEEEEEREVEKEKKIMRKEKSIVATEKEMEETDDEEEEEEGIGEEEENETKIKPKIEGRLKNQREETKQKQPKGKKSSKSEENEDEESKAEVNKVGKEEEEEEEEEEEGLEKEEGEEEEKEEGDEEEEEEEEVEEKVKSSKTKNIQKLPPDRKDRQQKEAPKPAPRTKQRAGVKKQDDSQQFWNNVLPQYLDLQ; encoded by the exons ATGTGGGGAGACAACGCGGTGGGTCAGATTGGTTTGGGGGACGAGGAGTTTGCAGCGGAACCCAGAGAGGTGGATGTTAGGGAAGCAGTGATATGGGTCTCCTGTGGGTACCACCACTCAGCATTTGTCACAG TGGATGGAGATCTCTACACGTTTGGAGAGAGTGGGAATGGAAGGCTTGGTCTCCAGGTGGAGCAGCTGGGCAATCACAGAGTCCCTCAACAGGTGCAAGGGATTCTGGGTCGTGTCACCCAAGTGTGCTGTGGAGGGGAGCACACTGTGGCACTCACGG AGGAGAACGTGTACACGTTTGGCAGAGGTCAGTACGGTCAGCTGGGCCACGGGACATTTCTGTTCGAAGTTGATTTGCCAAAGCCACTGGAGCACTTTTGTAACAGCAGCATCAAACATATCGCCTGTGGAGAAAACCACACCGCTGTCATCACAA AAAGCGGGTTTCTCTACACGTTTGGTGATGGTCGTCATGGGAAACTGGGTTTAGGGGAGGAGAACTTCATTAACCAGTTCAGCCCGACACTCTGCACACGTTTTGTCAAGTACAATGTTCAATTA GTGTCATGCGGTGGTAACCACATGCTGGTACTGGCTACACCCAGACCACCAGAGAGCCAAGAAGTGGTGCCAGGAGAGGATGTCACAATCACAGAGAACGTTTTGGAGCCAATTTACACAGAAATTATCCTGCTGGACCCTTTGATTGATCCTAATCCACTGGTCCCACTCTCGGCCTTCTCTGCTCGAGCCCGGCATAGGGAAAAA GGAAGCTCTGTGGAGCTGTTTGGGAAGACGTTTCAGAACCTCCCACGTCTAAATTCTGGCTTTCTCAACATCTCCTGGCAAACATCCAGAAATATCCCCAAATCCCCTAAAATGCTCTCAAAGGACTTTACTACCCCTTCCTCATCCCCCAAACCACAATCAGAAGCAACACTAAGCCCACCACTCTCTCCCAGATCTCCAGTGTTACCCTCTGAGCCAACGAGCCCACGTTCTCAATCATCCAACACCTTTCAGAATAAATCAAGTAAATCAAAGTCTAAATCCAAAGAACTACATCCTCCCTTACTGTCACCAAAGTGTATAACTAAACATAACACCCCAGTATCTCCAAAACGGACgccaaaaaaaagactgaataaAACCACTGAAAAAGCCTTCATTGAAGAATCTCCTCTATCACCTAAAGAGCCCTGCAGCCCCACCAGACCCTCAAGTGATAGTTCAAAGAAACAtctcagtgaggaagagcatCCTGTCTCGCCACAAACAG agagagaaacaactCAGAGCCAATTTGTCATAGAAGAGTTGGAGGAGAAAGGAGTTGACTCTGACTTTTTGCCAAATGTG gaaaagaagaaaggccGAGCTCTTAGAAAAACTACGAAAGAGGCAGAGTTGTTTGCCAAACGGCTCCAGTTCAATGGGAAGGCAGAACAAAATCCTCTTAAGGCCTCACCCACAGGGCTTCTGAAAGGCTCTTTAAAGAAAGAAGTGTATCCACTGAAGAGCTTAAAGAGTCTGAAAAACACATCTAAAAAGGTTACATCTGAAGGCAAAGAGAACATCACCGTGCAGTCCAATAAAATCAAAGCTCATGAGGACGGAATAGCTCGAAAGGAAACTTCCCATTTGGAATCACCAAAACTATTAGCATCAAGCCCAAAAACTCCAAAATCTTTCCGGAAGACACTGACACAGCAGAGACTGGCGGCTGCAGTGAAGGAAAATGACATAAGAAACAGAAATGTGAAAGAAAGTATTATAAACCAAGAGGATATGAAAGccagtgctttaaaaaaaaacttcatttcGACACtgaaaaaggatgaaaaaaaatcatctgcTTTGGTCAAGACATCTTCTGTTATGAAGGTCACTACAGGAAATGAAACAACCAGCATATCTGTCCAGAGGGGAAGTTCATTATCAGTAGAAAAAGATGCAGAGATCGAGAGTGAAACCATTGATGTCAAACCTGTTGAAGTGCAGAGGCAACGGGATTCACAGCAATTCATATCGACTCCAACAAAAGATTTTCACAAGGTTGAATCTGCACTGGGAAGAggtcaaaataagaaaaaagacaCCACACCCGCCTTCATACCAGCTCAGGTTGATTCTAAGAAATCCAGAAGTGTGAAATCCATTCCTGGGAAAGTTAAAGGGAAACCGAATGAGATCCAATCCACACTAGTCAAAAATCCAAGTAAAGGTGCAGGAAATACTCCAgttaaaagtgaaagtaaagtTAAAGTTGTGGGAAGTCAGTTAAAGAAAGCTAAAAAAGTGAAAGGTAGAACTACAGATAAGCAGAAGATACCTGAAGGTGACAGCGCTGAAGTAAAGGGCCATAAGAAGGCAAAAGAATATAAACTGAAGGAACCAGGGGGAGGCGAAGGGGATGAAATCAGAGTTAAAGGAGAAGCTGACTCTGAAGATATTACGAGGGCTGAGCCAAGGAGTAAGCAGACTGAAGTTTCCACACCTATTGAAGTTCTGTGTAACCCTATCTCCTCTCAAAGCACCCAGAGAACAGAAGTGATTCCCGTCAGTGGTGCCAAATCCCCACAAGGCCCCAAACCTGTTGATAGTGATCCGCTTGTGTCTGGAACACACAGAGAGGATGCTCAGAGCCTGACTGAAGAGAAGCCAATATGGGGGGAAATCCTCAGTACCGCAGCCTCTCTTCTTCCTGTTGTGGGGATAGCAGGTACAGCTCTGAAAGGCCTTAGCGATGCAGTGACAAACATAGGGGGTTTACAGTCTGACAGTGACACAGTTACCTCTACACCACCCAAAACACCCAGTCGAGTGAAGCAATTCACAAAACAGAGTGCAGTTATGCAACCTTCCTTTTCCTCGACATTGTCACATTTTTCTTCAACAGAGGCGTCAAATCCAGaagaacaaagaacagagaaagaTGTTCAGGTCACGAAGAATGTAGTTCAAGAAGAAGAACGTAATGATACCCTTCAGTCACAACAGGGGCTGGTGAAAAGTGATGGGAATGAAGAC ACTTCCCAGCAAGAACATAAAGAAGATAAGAAAACCTACAAGGATCATAAGGGAGGAGAAACAGATACTGAAGatgaagaaacaaagaaaaataaagagagtGGAAGCCATGTGGAAGGCAGagaagaagatgaggaggagggaagtgAAAGTAGCGATGACttagaggaggaaaaagataGTGTTTCTGTAGATGGCGAGGAAGAGAAAGATAATGAACTTGCAGAGgaagatggtgaagaggaagacGGAAGTGCGAAGAGTGATGTCACAGAGgctgaagaggaagaagaagaaagcagtGAGGAaacaggtggaggaggaagtgagTCTGAGGAAAGTGAGGCCTCAGAGGAGGAGGGAAGTgaaagtgaggaagagaatGAAGAAAGTGAGGTGAgtgaggatgaagaggatgaaAGTAGTCAAGAGTCGGGGAGCAGCAGGAGCAAAGAgtcagaggaagacagagacgAAGGTGACACTGCAGAGTCGGactctgaagaagaagaaagtgagGTTGACGCAGAGGAAGAGGGTGAaatggaggaagaaaaagattCCACTGAGAAAGATtcagaagaagatgaagaaacaGATGAGAGTGAAGGGGAGGAAGATGAGGAACAGGATGAAGTGAGTGTTGAaaatgaggaagaggaagacagtGAGCTCGATGAAGATGAGGAAGAGCTAGATGAAATGAGCGATAAAGAAaatgaggaggatgaagaggaggaacaagagggtgaggaggaagaagaaagtaTGGAGGAGgtaggagaggaagaggaagaagagagtaAGGAGGACGAAGAAGAGGAGGATAAAGAAGAGAGTAAGGAGGAGgtaggagaggaggaggaagaagcaagtaaggaggaagaaggagaggaggaggaagaagagggtgaTGAGAAGGAGGTAGAAGAGGATACGAAGATtacagaggaagaaaagaagaagaagaagaagaagaagggtgaggaggatgtagcagaggaggaaggagaagaagaggaagagagggaagttgagaaggagaaaaaaataatgagaaaagagaaaagtattgTGGCTACTGAAAAGGAGATGGAAGAGactgatgatgaggaggaggaggaggaaggaattggggaggaagaagagaatgAAACAAAGATTAAACCAAAAATAGAGGGCAGACTCAAAAATcaaagagaagaaacaaaacagaaacaacctaaaggaaaaaaaagtagtaaatcTGAAGAAAATGAAGATGAGGAGAGCAAGGCAGAAGTTAACAAAGTAGgtaaagaagaggaggaggaggaggaggaggaggaagaaggactagagaaagaagaaggagaggaggaggagaaggaagaaggagatgaggaggaagaagaggaagaagaagtggAGGAAAAGGTAAAatcatctaaaacaaaaaacatacagaagTTGCCTCCTGACAGAAAAGACAGACAACAGAAGGAAGCACCCAAACCGGCACCAAGAACAAAGCAGAGAGCTGGAGTGAAGAAACAAGATGACTCTcagcagttctggaacaatgtTCTACCTCAGTACCTCGACCTGCAATGA